Proteins encoded by one window of Candidatus Eremiobacteraceae bacterium:
- a CDS encoding S53 family peptidase: MARFTQFVVPAAAALVLAVAPQSANAQSMQSNVAAGVPTRADVRDLGAAKQTQTVKLALTLHYRHEGELSQLVEAQADPSSGYYGHFLNNQQFNAYFAPSQSDYTRLAQQLQRAGFRVVGTYDNRTVLDVAGPAKAVDSYFDTEIHSVYQSGYGLRYANARPAIMPAELQNELVAISGFDNINKARYQYLRGRRQPVTPDNVGGMLHGPDGGFGPVALATGFDFPVQHGFDGTGHAVANVAGTVKNSDIKGFVSFFGETRTGTIHRKIIEGNGQWSSGDPAVIEATLDVETMGSLAPGADVYLYILENPVDQPGEDAYNAIVSDNKVDIVNSSFGVCETDDQPYAKSANHIATQGAAKGITFSASSGDGGSSECGNPNDQLAPGVEPHFVSVGGTSLFVNSHAKYQSESVWNGSGGGVSAFVPIPSYQKGVSGLASSTNRNVPDIAFPADPNTGFSFFFGGSFEGPIGGTSWSSPTYCALQVTINQKDGKRFGWVNKKIYKAFAANGYTVFHDITTGSNGNFNGKPGYDNATGIGSIKGFKFAGVE; the protein is encoded by the coding sequence ATGGCCAGATTCACTCAGTTCGTCGTGCCTGCCGCCGCCGCGCTCGTCCTAGCCGTCGCGCCGCAGAGCGCGAACGCGCAATCGATGCAGTCTAACGTCGCGGCCGGCGTACCCACGCGCGCCGATGTGCGCGATCTTGGTGCTGCGAAGCAAACGCAAACGGTCAAGCTCGCGCTGACGCTGCATTATCGCCACGAAGGCGAGCTCTCACAGCTCGTCGAGGCCCAAGCGGATCCGTCGTCCGGATATTACGGACACTTCCTCAACAACCAGCAGTTCAACGCCTACTTCGCGCCGTCGCAGTCCGACTACACGCGACTCGCGCAACAGCTTCAGCGCGCCGGATTCCGGGTCGTCGGCACGTACGACAACCGGACGGTGCTCGATGTCGCCGGTCCTGCAAAGGCTGTCGATAGCTACTTCGACACCGAGATCCACTCCGTGTACCAATCGGGCTACGGCTTGCGCTACGCCAACGCGCGGCCCGCCATCATGCCCGCCGAGTTGCAGAATGAGCTCGTCGCGATCTCAGGCTTCGACAACATCAACAAGGCGCGCTATCAGTATCTCCGCGGCCGCCGGCAGCCGGTCACGCCCGACAACGTCGGCGGCATGCTGCACGGACCCGACGGTGGGTTCGGCCCTGTTGCACTCGCGACCGGTTTCGACTTTCCGGTGCAGCACGGATTCGATGGCACCGGACATGCGGTTGCCAACGTCGCGGGCACTGTGAAGAATTCGGACATCAAAGGGTTTGTGAGTTTCTTCGGTGAGACGCGCACGGGAACGATCCACCGCAAGATCATCGAGGGCAACGGGCAATGGAGCTCCGGCGATCCGGCTGTCATCGAGGCGACGCTGGATGTGGAGACCATGGGTTCGCTGGCGCCCGGAGCCGACGTGTACCTTTACATCCTTGAAAACCCGGTCGACCAACCGGGAGAGGACGCCTACAACGCGATCGTCTCCGACAACAAGGTCGATATCGTGAACTCCAGCTTTGGCGTTTGCGAGACCGACGACCAACCGTACGCGAAGTCCGCAAATCATATCGCCACGCAGGGCGCAGCCAAAGGCATCACGTTTAGCGCATCATCTGGCGACGGCGGATCCTCAGAATGCGGCAACCCGAACGATCAACTCGCACCTGGAGTTGAACCGCATTTCGTCTCGGTCGGAGGCACGTCGCTTTTCGTGAACTCGCATGCCAAATACCAATCCGAAAGCGTTTGGAACGGTTCGGGCGGCGGCGTATCGGCGTTCGTGCCCATTCCGAGTTACCAAAAAGGCGTGTCCGGACTTGCTTCCAGCACGAATCGAAACGTGCCCGACATCGCCTTCCCCGCAGATCCAAACACCGGCTTCTCGTTCTTCTTCGGCGGTTCATTCGAAGGACCCATCGGAGGAACGTCGTGGTCGTCGCCCACCTATTGCGCGCTGCAAGTGACGATCAATCAGAAAGACGGCAAGCGCTTTGGCTGGGTCAACAAGAAGATCTACAAGGCTTTTGCCGCCAACGGCTACACGGTGTTCCACGACATCACCACCGGCTCAAACGGCAATTTCAACGGCAAACCAGGCTACGACAACGCGACCGGGATCGGCTCGATCAAGGGCTTCAAATTCGCCGGCGT